The genome window GGCGCCATAGAACAACGACATGCCGTAGAGCAGGATGCCGAGCGAGAATGCGCCGAGCAGGAAGTACTTGACCGACGCCTCGTTCGACCGCTGGTTGGGCTTCAGATACCCCGCCAGGATGTAGAACGAGATGGCCATCGTCTCGAGCCCGATGAAGAGCGTGATCAGGTCGATGCCGCTCGCCATGAACAGCATGCCGAGCGTCGCACAGAGGATGAGGAAGTAGTACTCGCCGGCGCGGACGGCCTCGACGCGCAGGTATGACGGCGACATCAGGACCGTCAGCAGCGCCGACACGATGATGATCACCTTGAAGAACGTCGCGAAGCCGTCGACCGCCAGCAGCCCGGCCGAGATCGTCGTGTCCACGCCGGTGAACCCGCCGACCGCCGCCCCGGTCACGGCCAGGGTGAGCAGGGTCATGCCCAGGGTCGCCTCTTCGCGACGCGGAAACAGGACGTCGATCACGAGGACGAGCAACGCCCCGCCCGTGAGCAGCAACTCGGGCAGCAAGTAGTAGAAGTCGGCGGCAGTGAACCCGGCAGGCATGCTTGTTCCTGATGCTCCTGGCGAAGAGGACTAGCGCCCGCCGCCTCGTACCGGCGCCTCGATCACGACCGGCCCACCCGGCCCGCGGCCGTCGACGAGCGCCGCGAAGCGCGGCGTATAGTCGCTGTTCACGCGCATCATGACCTTGTCCACCGAGGTCTCGAGCCGGTCGAGGAACGGCTTCGGATAGAGCCCGATCCAGACCGCCAGCACCAGCAGCGGGACGAACGTGACGAACTCCCGCATGCTGAGATCCGGCAGGTTCTCGTTCTTGGGATTGTCCACCGTGCCGAACATCGTGCGCTGGTACAGCCAGAGCATGTAGGCGGCGCCGAGGACGATGCCGGACGCGGCGAAGAACGCCCAGGTCTTCTGCACGACGAAGACGCCCTGCAGGATCAGGATCTCGCCGATGAACCCGTTCAGGGTCGGCAGCCCGATGGACGACATCGTCATGATGAGGAACACCGCGGCGTAGACCGGCATGACCTTCGACAGCCCCCCGTACTCGGCGATGAGCCGGGTATGCCGGCGCTCGTACACGATGCCGACGATGAGGAACAGCGCGCCGGTCGAGATGCCGTGGTTGAGCTGCTGGACGATGCTGCCGGTGATGCCCACCGGCGTCAGGGCGAACATGCCCAGCATCACCATCCCCATGTGGCTGACGCTGGAGTAGGCGACCAGGCGCTTCCAGTCCCGTTGCGCCATCGCCACCAGGGCCCCGTAGACGATCCCGATGATCGACAGCGCGGCGACCAGCGGCACGAACGCGGCGGTCCCCTCCGGCAGAATCGGCAGGCTGAAACGGATGAAGCCGTACGTCCCCATCTTCAGGAGGACGGCCGCCAGGATGACCGAGCCCGCAGTCGGCGCGTCGGTGTGGGCGTCGGGCAGCCAGGTGTGGAACGGGAACATCGGCACCTTGACCGCGAAGCCCAGGAAGAACGCCAGGAAGATCCACCACTGCATGTCCGCCGGGATGCTCAACTGGTGGAACTGGGTGACGTCGAACGTGTACACCCCGGTGACGCTGTGGTTGTAGAAGTAGACGGCGAGGATGCCG of Acidobacteriota bacterium contains these proteins:
- a CDS encoding NADH-quinone oxidoreductase subunit M; amino-acid sequence: MSNDSSLLSLILFTPLVGALVLLFVPKRQEDVIRWIANVAVFIGFLVSLPLWFHYDTANPDFQFVERLPWIPSIGAEYFLGVDGFSVLLILLTTLMGVIAVLSSWTAITMRVKEYYIFLLMLQTGMIGAFVSLDFLLFFLFWEVMLVPMYFLIGIWGSDNRLYSAIKFFLFTLVGSVVMLLGILAVYFYNHSVTGVYTFDVTQFHQLSIPADMQWWIFLAFFLGFAVKVPMFPFHTWLPDAHTDAPTAGSVILAAVLLKMGTYGFIRFSLPILPEGTAAFVPLVAALSIIGIVYGALVAMAQRDWKRLVAYSSVSHMGMVMLGMFALTPVGITGSIVQQLNHGISTGALFLIVGIVYERRHTRLIAEYGGLSKVMPVYAAVFLIMTMSSIGLPTLNGFIGEILILQGVFVVQKTWAFFAASGIVLGAAYMLWLYQRTMFGTVDNPKNENLPDLSMREFVTFVPLLVLAVWIGLYPKPFLDRLETSVDKVMMRVNSDYTPRFAALVDGRGPGGPVVIEAPVRGGGR